One Haliaeetus albicilla chromosome 11, bHalAlb1.1, whole genome shotgun sequence genomic window carries:
- the POLL gene encoding DNA polymerase lambda isoform X1 translates to MEPRGIVKAFPKRKKVRDDSGKSAPPKIPKEEGTEIPEAEWLKPVTAYVLQAGIGQARAEIFHKQIVQNGGVVHSQLSLEVTHVIVAEDMDCDRAFRLLKLTKLPSGLQLVKASWLSACIRNQKLLSTAGHTVFIPRRYLKEGELQKEQQQQVLGSEEIQPPAEEGAVKPNTEAQVGDSSKQGLGTLGQQQLTEKDSADEDSEGEDASVTQGDLEALISGCYPVKSSEETSDNSSTVAQPASKWVCAQSSNSKKENHNQCITEKLEVLAKAYSVQGDKWRALGYSKAINALKSYHKQVTSYQEACKIPGIGKRMAEKILEILESGHLRKLDHISESVPVLELFSHIWGAGVKTAQMWYQQGFRTLDDIRTKATLTSQQAVGLKHYTDFLERMPREEAAEIEQTVRQAALALKPGLVCVACGSYRRGKPTCGDVDVLVTHPDGHSHRGVFSKLLDSLHRSGFLTDDLVSQEDNGDQKKYLGVCRLPGQAQRHRRLDIIVVPYSEFACALLYFTGSAHFNRSMRALAKTKGMSLSEHALSSAVVRGPGGVRLASGRTLPTPTERDVFIQLGLPYREPSERDW, encoded by the exons ATGGAGCCACGAGGGATTGTCAAAGCCTTTCCCAAGAGGAAGAAGGTGAGGGATGACTCAGGGAAAAGTGCCCCTCCAAAGATCCCAAAAGAGGAAGGAACAGAGATACCTGAGG CAGAGTGGCTGAAACCAGTCACTGCCTACGTGTTACAAGCTGGCATCGGCCAAGCCAGGGCGGAGATCTTCCACAAGCAGATCGTCCAGAATGGGGGTGTTGTACACAGCCAGCTCTCCTTGGAGGTGACACACGTCATTGTGGCTGAAGACATGGACTGTGATCGGGCCTTTCGGCTCCTTAAATTAACCAAACTACCTTCAGGGTTGCAGCTAGTGAAGGCATCCTGGCTAAGTGCTTGCATTAGAAACCAGAAGTTGCTGAGTACTGCTGGGCACACTGTCTTTATCCCTCGCAG GTACTTGAAGGAGGGAGAACTGCAGaaagagcagcaacagcaggtccttgGCAGTGAAGAGATCCAGCCCCcagcagaggagggagcagTGAAACCAAATACTGAAGCACAGGTGGGGGATTCCTCGAAGCAAGGCCTAGGCACCCTTGGACAGCAGCAGCTGACTGAG AAAGACTCTGCTGATGAAGACAGTGAAGGAGAAGATGCTAGTGTTACCCAGGGGGATCTGGAAGCATTGATTTCTGGCTGCTACCCTGTGAAATCATCAGAGGAGACCAGTGACAACTCTTCCACAGTGGCCCAGCCTGCCAGCAAGTGGGTTTGTGCCCAGTCCTCCAACAGCAAGAAGGAGAATCACAACCAATGCATCACAGAGAAGCTGGAAGTGCTGGCAAAGGCCTACTCTGTCCAGGGGGACAAATGGAGAGCTCTGGGCTACTCCAAAGCCATCAACGCGCTCAAGAGCTACCACAAACAAGTCACCTCCTACCAG GAAGCCTGTAAAATCCCTGGGATTGGGAAGCGGATGGCAGAGAAGATCCTGGAGATCTTGGAGAGTGGGCACCTGCGCAAGCTGGATCACATCAGTGAGAGTGTGCCCGTGTTGGAATTGTTTTCCCACATCTGGGGAGCAGGGGTCAAGACAGCTCAGATGTGGTACCAGCAG GGTTTCCGGACACTGGATGATATCCGCACCAAGGCAACTCTCACCAGCCAGCAAGCTGTGGGGCTGAAGCACTACACTGATTTCCTGGAGCGCATGCCTCGGGAGGAAGCTGCAGAAATAGAACAGACC GTCAGACAAGCTGCCCTGGCCCTGAAGCCTGGGCTCGTATGTGTGGCATGTGGTTCCTACCGTCGGGGGAAGCCCACCTGTGGAGATGTGGATGTGCTGGTCACTCACCCAGATGGGCATTCTCACCGTGGGGTGTTCAGCAAGCTGCTCGACAGCCTCCACAGGAGCG gcttCCTTACGGATGACCTGGTGAGTCAGGAGGACAACGGTGATCAGAAGAAGTACCTGGGGGTGTGTCGCCTCCCTGGGCAAGCCCAGCGTCACCGCCGGCTTGACATCATTGTGGTGCCTTACAGTGAGTTTGCCTGCGCCCTGCTCTACTTCACTGGCTCGGCTCACTTCAACCGCTCCATGCGGGCCCTGGCCAAGACCAAGGGCATGAGCCTGTCGGAGCATGCCCTCAGCTCGGCTGTGGTGCGAGGCCCTGGAGGCGTCAGGTTGGCTTCTGGTCGTACTCTGCCCACTCCCACTGAGAGAGATGTCTTCATTCAGCTGGGGCTGCCTTACCGGGAGCCCTCCGAACGGGACTGGTGA
- the DPCD gene encoding protein DPCD: MAVPSWLERLRAASKTALVQDGKRKIHYLFEDGKEMAEEYDVKTGQLVSRKWREKNTLGGSGKWQVEVGEPTSPLLGPLELELIKESSSNPVFMRKDTLSSFQWRIRNLPYPKEVYSVSVEKEQRCCVIRTTNKKYYKKFSIPDLDRYQLPLDAAALSFTHANNTLIITYEKPKEILAAEEQLQKELKKIKAANNGDGDCKTQ, translated from the exons ATGGCGGTGCCGAGCTGGCTGGAGAGGCTGCGGGCTGCCAGCAAGACAGCGCTGGTGCAGGACG GGAAGCGGAAGATCCACTACCTGTTCGAGGATGGGAAGGAGATGGCCGAAGAGTACGATGTGAAGACCGGTCAGCTAGTGA GTAGAAAATGGCGAGAGAAGAACACCCTTGGGGGCTCCGGCAAGTGGCAGGTTGAAGTGGGAGAGCCAACCTCACCGCTCCTGGGACCACTGGAGTTGGAGCTCATAAAGGAAAGCAGCTCCAAC CCTGTCTTCATGAGGAAGGATACCCTGAGCAGCTTCCAGTGGCGGATCCGTAACCTGCCCTACCCCAAGGAGGTCTACAGCGTCTCTGTGGAGAAAGAGCAGCGCTGCTGCGTCATCCGGACCACCAACAAGAA GTACTACAAGAAGTTCTCTATTCCTGACCTGGACCGATACCAGCTCCCCTTGGACGCAGCTGCCCTGAGCTTCACCCATGCCAACAACACCCTGATTATCACG TATGAGAAGCCGAAGGAGATCCTggctgcagaagagcagctgcagaaggagcTGAAGAAGATAAAGGCAGCAAACAACGGGGATGGTGACTGTAAGACCCAGTAA
- the POLL gene encoding DNA polymerase lambda isoform X2, whose translation MEPRGIVKAFPKRKKVRDDSGKSAPPKIPKEEGTEIPEEWLKPVTAYVLQAGIGQARAEIFHKQIVQNGGVVHSQLSLEVTHVIVAEDMDCDRAFRLLKLTKLPSGLQLVKASWLSACIRNQKLLSTAGHTVFIPRRYLKEGELQKEQQQQVLGSEEIQPPAEEGAVKPNTEAQVGDSSKQGLGTLGQQQLTEKDSADEDSEGEDASVTQGDLEALISGCYPVKSSEETSDNSSTVAQPASKWVCAQSSNSKKENHNQCITEKLEVLAKAYSVQGDKWRALGYSKAINALKSYHKQVTSYQEACKIPGIGKRMAEKILEILESGHLRKLDHISESVPVLELFSHIWGAGVKTAQMWYQQGFRTLDDIRTKATLTSQQAVGLKHYTDFLERMPREEAAEIEQTVRQAALALKPGLVCVACGSYRRGKPTCGDVDVLVTHPDGHSHRGVFSKLLDSLHRSGFLTDDLVSQEDNGDQKKYLGVCRLPGQAQRHRRLDIIVVPYSEFACALLYFTGSAHFNRSMRALAKTKGMSLSEHALSSAVVRGPGGVRLASGRTLPTPTERDVFIQLGLPYREPSERDW comes from the exons ATGGAGCCACGAGGGATTGTCAAAGCCTTTCCCAAGAGGAAGAAGGTGAGGGATGACTCAGGGAAAAGTGCCCCTCCAAAGATCCCAAAAGAGGAAGGAACAGAGATACCTGAGG AGTGGCTGAAACCAGTCACTGCCTACGTGTTACAAGCTGGCATCGGCCAAGCCAGGGCGGAGATCTTCCACAAGCAGATCGTCCAGAATGGGGGTGTTGTACACAGCCAGCTCTCCTTGGAGGTGACACACGTCATTGTGGCTGAAGACATGGACTGTGATCGGGCCTTTCGGCTCCTTAAATTAACCAAACTACCTTCAGGGTTGCAGCTAGTGAAGGCATCCTGGCTAAGTGCTTGCATTAGAAACCAGAAGTTGCTGAGTACTGCTGGGCACACTGTCTTTATCCCTCGCAG GTACTTGAAGGAGGGAGAACTGCAGaaagagcagcaacagcaggtccttgGCAGTGAAGAGATCCAGCCCCcagcagaggagggagcagTGAAACCAAATACTGAAGCACAGGTGGGGGATTCCTCGAAGCAAGGCCTAGGCACCCTTGGACAGCAGCAGCTGACTGAG AAAGACTCTGCTGATGAAGACAGTGAAGGAGAAGATGCTAGTGTTACCCAGGGGGATCTGGAAGCATTGATTTCTGGCTGCTACCCTGTGAAATCATCAGAGGAGACCAGTGACAACTCTTCCACAGTGGCCCAGCCTGCCAGCAAGTGGGTTTGTGCCCAGTCCTCCAACAGCAAGAAGGAGAATCACAACCAATGCATCACAGAGAAGCTGGAAGTGCTGGCAAAGGCCTACTCTGTCCAGGGGGACAAATGGAGAGCTCTGGGCTACTCCAAAGCCATCAACGCGCTCAAGAGCTACCACAAACAAGTCACCTCCTACCAG GAAGCCTGTAAAATCCCTGGGATTGGGAAGCGGATGGCAGAGAAGATCCTGGAGATCTTGGAGAGTGGGCACCTGCGCAAGCTGGATCACATCAGTGAGAGTGTGCCCGTGTTGGAATTGTTTTCCCACATCTGGGGAGCAGGGGTCAAGACAGCTCAGATGTGGTACCAGCAG GGTTTCCGGACACTGGATGATATCCGCACCAAGGCAACTCTCACCAGCCAGCAAGCTGTGGGGCTGAAGCACTACACTGATTTCCTGGAGCGCATGCCTCGGGAGGAAGCTGCAGAAATAGAACAGACC GTCAGACAAGCTGCCCTGGCCCTGAAGCCTGGGCTCGTATGTGTGGCATGTGGTTCCTACCGTCGGGGGAAGCCCACCTGTGGAGATGTGGATGTGCTGGTCACTCACCCAGATGGGCATTCTCACCGTGGGGTGTTCAGCAAGCTGCTCGACAGCCTCCACAGGAGCG gcttCCTTACGGATGACCTGGTGAGTCAGGAGGACAACGGTGATCAGAAGAAGTACCTGGGGGTGTGTCGCCTCCCTGGGCAAGCCCAGCGTCACCGCCGGCTTGACATCATTGTGGTGCCTTACAGTGAGTTTGCCTGCGCCCTGCTCTACTTCACTGGCTCGGCTCACTTCAACCGCTCCATGCGGGCCCTGGCCAAGACCAAGGGCATGAGCCTGTCGGAGCATGCCCTCAGCTCGGCTGTGGTGCGAGGCCCTGGAGGCGTCAGGTTGGCTTCTGGTCGTACTCTGCCCACTCCCACTGAGAGAGATGTCTTCATTCAGCTGGGGCTGCCTTACCGGGAGCCCTCCGAACGGGACTGGTGA